In the genome of Chryseobacterium sp. 52, the window TCAGAACAAGAATTAAAGAAGCTTATGCATCCGGCACTCCTGATTTTGCCAGCTATTATATTACGGTTATTTTCGGATGTGGTTCCAGCTGTATTATGGGATTGATGATGGATGTGCGTGACGGAAAAATCTATGGCCTGCCTTTGGGAGAAGAGACATCCTGTATGTTTGCAGAAGACAGAGCTCTATTTAACGTGAAGAGCAAACTCTTTATCGCCAGCATCTGCAAAGAGTCTCCTGAAGCTGAAAGCGTTTATTACCATGCTTTTGTCTGGAATGAGGAAAAGAAGATGTTTGAAAAGGCGGAGGAAAAAGACATTAAGTAAAATGGATCTGATACTTCATACATTTTAATTTCAGGAACGATTCATGGACCGTTATCAATTTTTGTATTTTAGCAAAAAAAAATAACCTATGAAACGAATTGTCACATTGCTTTTTATTGGTATGTCTATTGGTATTTCCTCACAGGAAAATAAGTATTCAGACAAGGAATTTCAGCAGAAACTGGATTCCATTAAAGCGGAAGGAAATTTATTATATTCTCACGAAATTGCCTCGTGGAATTCCGGTGACCTTGTAAGTACTAATAAAAAACTGCATGAGATTGCTCAAAATTATTTGACTTACAAAAGCAGTGACACTGTAAAAACAGTTTTCCTGAATAAAGATCAAAGTCTGATTGTCGCTGAATATTCATTTAAAAATAGCCAGAAAAAGCCTGTAAAGGAAAGTTTTCAACAGAGAAAACTCAATCAGATTGAACTTAATACAAATAAAATCCGCAGTACGGTTATTTCCCAGTTATCAGATCCAAAATATGAAGTGGGTGCACCAGAAGGTTACAATCTTAACCTCATCATTATTCCAATCAACGACAATTATAAAGTGTATTTGATTCCCGGCACCTCTCAATCAGGGGTAATTCCATTCGGGAATGATTACCTGTTTATCACCGATAAAGAAGGAAAGATTATTTCAAATCAAAAATTTCACTCAAGGCTAATTCCTGTATTTACTCAGGTAAAAGATGGAGGTACATTAACCACGACGACTCATAGCCACTTAAGAACCAGTCCGTTTATTTCGGCAACCGATATATGTACTTTTAAACTTTATGCTCCATTGACAAAGCTGGAAGAATTTTCTGTTTATTCTCCAGCCCTGGGTACTTATATGAAATACAACTACAAAATAGATTCAATCCAGAAAGTTAAAAAACCATAACCCGTAAAATCACATTTCAATATTTTTGATGATGGACAACCTGCAGAATAAAAGAGTTTTGGATCTTTACAGATAAATATGGAAACGGAAATTGAAAAGATCAAATTATGATAAAAGTAAAAATAAGATATTTCAAAGCTTTAAAATCTGTTAAATCCACTCAATCTGCGAGACATTTTTTTCACGCAAAGTCCTAATTTAATACTTCATATAGGAAGAGAAGCAAGGGTAAAATCAACAAGTTGATCTGATGAAGCGTATGGATGAACAATACTTCTAAAATAATCATGAGATTTTTAAAATATAAATCAAAAAAAAGAGCTGTAATGATGATTACAGCTCTTTCTATTTTACATTTTGTTATTCAGCAATTACTCTTACCATGCTTTTTACCATGACCAGCTTTTCCATCAGCTCTTCTCTGGAATCGGCCAGCACATTGATGTGCCCCATCTTTCTTCCGGGTTTGGTTTCAGTTTTTCCGTATAAGTGAATGTACGTTTCCGGCAGCCTAAGAACTTCTTCTATTCCCTCGTATACTACCTTTCCAGAGTAGCCTTCTTCTCCTACAAGGTTAAGCATTCCACTGTATGTGATTGCATCCGTGTCAGCAAGAGGCAGGTTTTTCACAACCCGGTACATCTGCTCAAACTGAGAATTAGCGTTTCCTTCCTGGCTTTGGTGACCTGAATTGTGAAGTCTTGGCGCGGTTTCATTTACCCAGATTTTCCCTTCTTTATCCAAGAACAGTTCAATGGCAAAAAGCCCCGGTGAATTAACTGCATTCAGGAACTTCTCCGTAACAGAATCAATCTGCTTCTGGATCTCTTCGCTTAAAAATACAGGACAGATATTAAAGTCTAATAGGTTTAACTTAGGATCAGCTACCATTTCGGTTACCGGAAAAATATTTGTTTCACCGCTTTCATTTCTGGCAACGATTACGGAAAGCTCTTTGTAGATATCTACAAGGCTTTCAATTACTGATGCATCTTTCCAAAGGTTTTGATAATCATCTTCTGTTTTGATCACCTGAACACCTTTTCCGTCATAACCACCCGTATTCATTTTCTGTACAAATGGCAACGGCATGATGATCTTTTCATCACTGTTCCATACCACCTGAAATTCAGGACTGGGAATATCGTGTGTTTTATAGAATTCTTTCTGAAGGATTTTCTGCTGAATCGTTTTAATGATGGCTGCATTCGGAACTACTTTTACCCCGTGTTTTTCAAGCTCTGCAAGAGCATCAGCATTTACATGTTCTATTTCAATCGTTACGACATCCTTGTCTTTTCCAAAGTTCAGTACCGTTTCATAATCGTTGAAATTTCCCTGTGTAAAGTGGGAAATATTATTGCAGGGCGCATCAGAAGCCGGATCCAGCGTATACAATTCGTCGTCATATTTCAGTGCGCTTTGTATCAGCATTCTTCCTAGCTGTCCGCCGCCTAAAATTCCTATTTTCATTCTTACTTTTATTTTTTCTATTAGAGGTATTGGATGGAAATTCTTATTTGATCTTATCAATATTTAAATATCCAAGTCCCATTGTATTTTCCTGATTTTCTGCTTCCGATTTTATCAGAACAATGGAATATTTTTCTTTCATTTTTTCCGGCAAAATATCATTGACATTGAAAATATCATCGATATCAACACCGTGCTTATCATCAACATGGCTTGCAGCCCCTTCAAAACCCATCGTTGCATAAAATTCCGTAGCTTTTGCGCGTTTAATGATTTCACCCATTGATTTCCCTACCATCAGATGCTGTTCATGAAATTCTTCAAAAAAGCCTTTCTTATATCCTCCTAAATTAAGGAAGTAGAGTTGGTCTTCGGATGTCTGATCCGTTTTTTCAACGATCTTCACTTCATATCCGTCTGCAAATTTCACTTCCTGATGACAATCCAGATGAATCTTTCCTTCGGCTTCTTTCCAGAAATCCTTCATATCAGGAACGAGATCTTTAAGGTTTTCTGCGATCCCGAAAAAAACGTCATGCTGCTCGATATTCCTGCCTTTGGGCGTTGCACCGAGAATGATATAAAATAATTTCATTTCACTTTTCATGCCTACAAAAATACGTTAAATTTATCTTTTTTAAACGTTTGGCAGAGTACGGCAATAGTTTTATATTTGTACCATGTCAGAAATCATCATTCTCTTCCTCGGCGCCATTTCAGCCGGTCTTTTGGGTTCACTTACGGGTTTAGGAGGAGGAGTAATCATCATTCCTTTATTGACGCTGGGTTTCGGCGTTCCTATGCATTATGCAATTGGTGCTTCTTTAATATCGGTAATCGGTACATCTTCGGGTGCTGCGGTAGCTTTTGTAAAAGAAGGTTTTACCAATATGCGGATAGGAATGTTCCTGGAAATCGGTACTACTGCGGGAGCTATTATGGGAGCTTTGCTTTCCGGAATGCTTAATCCGAATACCATCGGGATCATCTTCGCAAGTATTCTTCTACTAACTGTTGTTTTAAATCTTAAAGGAAAACCTGACCATCAGGAACCTTTAGTAAAAGGAAGTCTCGAAGAAAAACTGAAACTGTACGGAACTTTTCCTGACAAAGGGGTTTTAAAAAGCTACTCTGCAAGAAATACGGTTCCCGGGTTTTTAATGATGATGTTTGCCGGTGCAATGTCCGGACTTTTAGGAATCGGTTCCGGTGCTCTTAAAGTTCTGGCGATGGACAATATGATGAAACTGCCATTTAAGGTTTCTACAACAACGAGTAACTTTATGATTGGGGTAACGGCTGTCGCCAGTGCTCTGATCTACTTCCAGCGGGGTGAGATCATTCCTGTAATCGTTGCTCCGGTACTGATTGGTGTGGTGGTAGGAAGTTTCATTGGTTCAAAAACCCTGATGGTATCCAAAACAAAGAAATTAAAAGTGTTTTTTGCCATTGTGATCACTATTTTATCAGTCTATATGATGTATAACGGTATCAATAAAAGCTTCAGATAATGAGAAAGAATTTTACAGATGTGGATCTGAACCGTTCGGTAGGAAATCTTCTGAGACTGGGCGTTATTTTGTCTGTGGCAACATCACTGATCGGTTTT includes:
- a CDS encoding 5-(carboxyamino)imidazole ribonucleotide synthase encodes the protein MKIGILGGGQLGRMLIQSALKYDDELYTLDPASDAPCNNISHFTQGNFNDYETVLNFGKDKDVVTIEIEHVNADALAELEKHGVKVVPNAAIIKTIQQKILQKEFYKTHDIPSPEFQVVWNSDEKIIMPLPFVQKMNTGGYDGKGVQVIKTEDDYQNLWKDASVIESLVDIYKELSVIVARNESGETNIFPVTEMVADPKLNLLDFNICPVFLSEEIQKQIDSVTEKFLNAVNSPGLFAIELFLDKEGKIWVNETAPRLHNSGHQSQEGNANSQFEQMYRVVKNLPLADTDAITYSGMLNLVGEEGYSGKVVYEGIEEVLRLPETYIHLYGKTETKPGRKMGHINVLADSREELMEKLVMVKSMVRVIAE
- a CDS encoding DUF1543 domain-containing protein produces the protein MKLFYIILGATPKGRNIEQHDVFFGIAENLKDLVPDMKDFWKEAEGKIHLDCHQEVKFADGYEVKIVEKTDQTSEDQLYFLNLGGYKKGFFEEFHEQHLMVGKSMGEIIKRAKATEFYATMGFEGAASHVDDKHGVDIDDIFNVNDILPEKMKEKYSIVLIKSEAENQENTMGLGYLNIDKIK
- a CDS encoding sulfite exporter TauE/SafE family protein — encoded protein: MSEIIILFLGAISAGLLGSLTGLGGGVIIIPLLTLGFGVPMHYAIGASLISVIGTSSGAAVAFVKEGFTNMRIGMFLEIGTTAGAIMGALLSGMLNPNTIGIIFASILLLTVVLNLKGKPDHQEPLVKGSLEEKLKLYGTFPDKGVLKSYSARNTVPGFLMMMFAGAMSGLLGIGSGALKVLAMDNMMKLPFKVSTTTSNFMIGVTAVASALIYFQRGEIIPVIVAPVLIGVVVGSFIGSKTLMVSKTKKLKVFFAIVITILSVYMMYNGINKSFR